From a single Phorcysia thermohydrogeniphila genomic region:
- a CDS encoding NADH-quinone oxidoreductase subunit B, whose translation MILKFFDWSRANSPWGVHFCSGCCSLEVLALMSPRFDWERYGFMMAPSPRQADFIIVTGLVSKKVLPVLLRVYQQMPEPRYVLGMGACAAGGGPYWDSDFVAVDVSQYIPFDVFVAGCPPNPEATLEGFLKLKEIIMRDRENAAKKYPNRMEDISY comes from the coding sequence ATGATTTTGAAGTTCTTTGACTGGAGTAGGGCAAACTCTCCGTGGGGCGTTCACTTCTGTAGCGGTTGTTGTTCCTTAGAGGTTTTAGCCCTTATGTCCCCGCGGTTTGACTGGGAAAGGTACGGCTTTATGATGGCTCCCAGCCCGAGGCAAGCGGACTTCATTATCGTTACGGGGCTTGTCTCAAAGAAAGTTCTTCCCGTTTTACTCCGCGTCTATCAACAAATGCCTGAACCCCGTTACGTTCTTGGTATGGGAGCTTGTGCTGCTGGAGGAGGACCTTACTGGGATTCCGACTTTGTTGCCGTTGACGTTTCTCAGTACATCCCCTTTGACGTTTTCGTTGCCGGCTGTCCACCCAACCCTGAGGCTACCTTAGAAGGTTTCCTAAAACTCAAAGAGATAATCATGAGGGATAGAGAAAACGCAGCGAAGAAGTATCCAAACCGAATGGAAGATATATCCTACTAA
- a CDS encoding NADH-quinone oxidoreductase subunit A yields the protein MLYSFLVFVIVMALAGLSLWLMSVAVSPKSPHPVKEDTYECGLPAPEPIISSVNFQYYFYAIIFIAMDIAGVLFVLYAVGKGDPQFGWVFVLFAFLLMIPLSYVMLGGKKE from the coding sequence ATGCTCTACAGCTTCTTAGTATTCGTGATAGTTATGGCGCTTGCCGGTCTTTCCCTCTGGTTAATGTCTGTTGCTGTATCTCCCAAGAGTCCTCATCCGGTCAAGGAGGATACTTACGAGTGTGGACTTCCAGCTCCCGAGCCCATTATATCCAGCGTTAACTTTCAATACTACTTCTACGCGATTATTTTCATTGCAATGGACATAGCTGGTGTTCTCTTTGTTCTCTATGCAGTTGGAAAGGGGGACCCCCAGTTTGGTTGGGTTTTCGTCCTCTTTGCGTTTCTCTTGATGATTCCCCTCTCCTACGTAATGCTCGGAGGAAAGAAAGAATGA
- the pstB gene encoding phosphate ABC transporter ATP-binding protein PstB yields the protein MAYVVDIKENPKIVVENLNFYYGEKHALKNISFKVPEKRITALIGPSGCGKTTLLRCFNRMHDLYPGNRYEGRILLDGENILEKDYDLIKLRSRVGMVFQKPTTFPMSIFDNVAYGLRLKGIKNKTELQDRVEKALKDAALWDEVKDRLHDPASGLSGGQQQRLCIARAIAVEPEVLLFDEPTSALDPISTAKIEELVVSFRGRLTIIIVTHNMQQAARVSDYTAFMYMGELIEFNRTDDLFVKPKEKLTEDYITGRFG from the coding sequence ATGGCCTACGTAGTTGACATAAAGGAAAACCCGAAGATAGTCGTTGAGAACCTAAACTTCTACTACGGAGAAAAGCACGCCCTGAAAAATATCTCCTTTAAAGTTCCTGAAAAGCGTATAACTGCCCTCATAGGTCCTTCCGGCTGTGGTAAGACTACCCTCCTTCGCTGTTTTAACAGGATGCACGACCTTTACCCCGGAAACAGGTATGAAGGAAGGATTCTCCTTGACGGGGAGAATATCCTTGAAAAGGACTATGACCTGATAAAGCTCAGAAGCCGTGTAGGTATGGTCTTCCAGAAGCCTACAACCTTCCCTATGTCAATCTTTGATAACGTTGCCTACGGGTTGAGGTTAAAAGGAATTAAGAATAAGACGGAGCTCCAAGACAGGGTAGAAAAGGCCTTAAAGGACGCTGCCCTGTGGGATGAGGTTAAGGACAGGCTTCACGACCCAGCTTCGGGGCTTTCTGGAGGGCAGCAGCAGAGACTCTGCATTGCAAGGGCGATAGCCGTTGAGCCGGAGGTTTTGCTCTTTGACGAGCCAACATCAGCCCTTGACCCTATTTCAACGGCAAAGATTGAGGAGCTTGTAGTCAGCTTTAGGGGGAGGCTGACTATAATCATAGTAACCCACAACATGCAACAAGCTGCGAGGGTTTCCGACTACACAGCCTTTATGTACATGGGGGAGCTCATAGAGTTCAATAGAACAGATGACCTCTTCGTTAAGCCTAAGGAGAAACTAACGGAAGACTATATAACGGGAAGGTTTGGATAA
- the pstA gene encoding phosphate ABC transporter permease PstA: MDAFQKRKLVNGIVLVLSTLAAVFGIMWLFWILGTLIYKGFFALSIEVFIGDPPSPGDETGGLKHAIVGQLLIVLTATVIGIPLGVLAGTYLSEYGRNSKLANFIRDMSDVMMSVPSIVIGTFIYALLVKPVGHFMGFAGSLSLAIMMIPIVLRTTDDMLRMVPPELREAAYALGATKFKVIKDVVYRSAITGIVTGVILAVARIGGETAPLLFTSFNNNFFTLDMTQPMASLTVTMYDYAMSPYKYWQELAWAAAIILTVGVLGANILGRLIAHYGFKK; this comes from the coding sequence TTGGACGCTTTCCAGAAACGTAAACTTGTTAATGGGATAGTTCTTGTCCTTTCAACCCTTGCCGCTGTCTTTGGGATTATGTGGCTTTTCTGGATACTGGGAACGCTTATTTACAAGGGATTCTTCGCCCTTTCCATAGAGGTCTTTATCGGTGACCCACCTTCTCCCGGTGATGAAACTGGTGGGCTCAAGCACGCGATAGTGGGGCAGTTACTAATAGTTCTTACAGCGACGGTGATTGGTATTCCCTTGGGAGTGCTGGCTGGAACTTACCTTTCGGAGTACGGCAGGAACAGTAAGCTTGCCAACTTCATAAGGGATATGTCGGACGTTATGATGAGCGTTCCATCAATCGTAATTGGAACTTTTATCTACGCCCTCCTTGTAAAGCCCGTTGGTCACTTCATGGGATTTGCAGGCTCTCTATCCCTTGCGATTATGATGATTCCTATAGTTCTCAGGACTACCGACGATATGCTCAGGATGGTTCCGCCAGAACTTAGAGAGGCAGCCTACGCCCTTGGAGCTACGAAGTTTAAGGTGATAAAGGACGTAGTTTACAGGTCTGCGATAACCGGAATCGTTACAGGGGTTATTCTGGCAGTTGCAAGGATTGGTGGAGAAACTGCCCCACTTCTCTTTACCTCCTTCAACAACAATTTCTTTACCCTTGATATGACCCAACCGATGGCCTCCCTTACCGTAACCATGTACGACTACGCCATGAGCCCCTACAAGTACTGGCAGGAGCTTGCTTGGGCTGCAGCGATTATCCTTACAGTTGGAGTCTTAGGTGCTAACATTCTCGGAAGATTAATCGCCCACTACGGTTTCAAAAAGTAA
- the pstC gene encoding phosphate ABC transporter permease subunit PstC: MGVSIDRVFAKVALGAALFVLFILGALFIVLYKESSLSIQAFGVWKFITSQVWNPPLEKFGGAPAIFGTLVSTVIAIAIAVPVAIGIAIFLTEIAPHFLRTPVGVAIELLAAIPSIIYGMWGLFYFAPFMRDKVQPIIHATLGKLPVVGSFFSGYTPGIGLLTASVVLSIMILPFTAAIARDSFKMVPDILKESAYALGATKWDVMKDVVIPYAKLGVIGGIILSLGRALGETMAVTFVMGNQPVIPSSILEPATSITVTLANEFTEADTDLYLSSLFYLALILFVMSFFVIVVGKFFFLKKVER; the protein is encoded by the coding sequence ATCGGCGTGAGCATAGATAGGGTTTTTGCCAAGGTGGCTCTTGGGGCGGCGCTCTTTGTTCTTTTCATACTTGGAGCTCTCTTTATTGTTCTCTATAAAGAGTCTTCTCTTTCCATTCAGGCCTTTGGGGTGTGGAAGTTCATAACATCACAGGTCTGGAATCCTCCCCTTGAAAAGTTTGGGGGAGCTCCAGCAATCTTTGGCACTCTCGTTAGCACGGTTATTGCAATTGCCATTGCAGTTCCCGTTGCCATAGGTATCGCCATATTCCTAACAGAGATAGCACCCCACTTTTTAAGGACACCCGTTGGGGTAGCTATAGAGCTCCTTGCCGCCATTCCCAGTATCATCTACGGTATGTGGGGACTTTTCTACTTTGCCCCCTTCATGCGTGACAAAGTTCAACCAATCATCCACGCCACCTTAGGTAAGCTCCCCGTGGTTGGTAGTTTCTTTTCCGGTTACACTCCGGGTATTGGCCTTTTAACGGCCTCAGTCGTTCTCTCAATCATGATACTTCCCTTTACGGCAGCCATAGCGAGGGACTCCTTTAAGATGGTGCCAGATATTCTTAAAGAATCTGCCTACGCCCTTGGAGCTACAAAGTGGGACGTTATGAAGGACGTCGTTATACCTTACGCAAAGCTTGGCGTTATAGGTGGAATAATTCTTTCTCTCGGTAGAGCTCTCGGAGAGACAATGGCCGTTACCTTCGTTATGGGTAACCAGCCCGTTATACCGAGCTCCATCTTAGAGCCTGCAACATCCATTACGGTTACACTTGCCAACGAGTTTACTGAGGCTGATACAGACCTTTACCTTTCAAGCCTCTTTTACTTAGCCCTCATTCTCTTCGTTATGAGCTTCTTCGTTATCGTTGTCGGAAAATTTTTCTTCCTGAAAAAGGTGGAGAGGTAA
- a CDS encoding DNA methyltransferase — protein MQVKATERVIRYKEYDYAGILASTGIYGIHKFPAMLHFKVVESLIDEFSSPEEIVYDPFCGSGVTLNVAIRKERNAIGTDINPLALLIAEVRSLTNINPEEYIKELLQNWEKLTPEIPKVKNLNYWFKDYVVEELGKIRSFLLKLPPSGEKKFLSVVFSQTVRDVSLTRKGEFKRYRMKPSEIEKFSPNVLATFISLSQDYYKRLTSWPKPKGKLSLYLHDTRRPLPFNEKVDTVITSPPYGDSKTTVAYGEFSSFSLEWLQGIITLPPYNIDRKSLGGDKSKAPYEIPSFPSLEKTIEDISKRDRKRAEEVLSFYKDLFICIRNITGKLSDRATVCFIVGNRRVKKCTIPMNEIVKEMFEYFGLNHYETRVRNILNKRMPLNNSPSNKKGDKDKTMKSEFIVIMKV, from the coding sequence ATGCAAGTAAAAGCAACGGAAAGAGTAATTAGGTATAAAGAGTACGATTATGCAGGCATACTGGCAAGCACCGGAATATACGGAATCCATAAATTCCCTGCGATGCTACACTTTAAAGTTGTAGAATCATTAATAGACGAATTCTCTTCCCCAGAAGAAATAGTATATGACCCATTCTGCGGTAGCGGGGTAACTCTTAACGTTGCCATTAGAAAAGAAAGAAACGCTATAGGAACAGATATAAATCCGCTGGCTCTTCTAATAGCTGAAGTTCGCTCATTAACGAACATTAATCCAGAGGAATATATAAAAGAACTCCTACAAAATTGGGAAAAACTAACCCCCGAAATTCCAAAAGTTAAAAATTTGAATTATTGGTTTAAAGACTATGTCGTAGAAGAACTTGGAAAAATACGGAGTTTTCTTCTTAAACTTCCACCCAGTGGAGAAAAAAAGTTTCTCTCAGTCGTCTTCTCCCAGACAGTAAGAGATGTTTCCCTCACTCGCAAAGGGGAATTTAAAAGATACAGGATGAAACCCTCAGAAATTGAAAAGTTTTCTCCCAATGTCCTTGCTACTTTCATTAGCTTGTCGCAAGATTACTACAAAAGGCTTACAAGCTGGCCAAAACCAAAAGGAAAGCTATCCCTATACTTGCACGATACAAGAAGGCCACTCCCCTTTAATGAAAAAGTTGATACAGTAATCACATCGCCCCCTTATGGAGACAGCAAAACTACAGTAGCCTACGGGGAGTTCTCGTCTTTTTCCTTAGAATGGTTGCAAGGTATTATAACTCTACCTCCTTACAACATTGATAGAAAATCCTTAGGCGGGGATAAAAGTAAAGCTCCCTATGAAATTCCTTCTTTTCCAAGCTTAGAAAAAACAATAGAAGATATCTCCAAAAGAGATAGAAAGAGAGCCGAAGAGGTATTAAGCTTTTACAAAGACCTATTCATTTGCATTAGAAACATCACGGGTAAATTATCTGATAGAGCTACTGTATGCTTCATCGTTGGGAACAGAAGAGTAAAAAAATGCACAATTCCAATGAATGAGATAGTAAAAGAAATGTTTGAGTATTTTGGATTAAATCACTACGAAACACGAGTTAGAAATATTCTTAACAAAAGGATGCCTCTTAATAATTCTCCTTCCAACAAAAAAGGTGACAAAGACAAAACAATGAAAAGTGAGTTCATCGTAATAATGAAAGTTTAG
- a CDS encoding type II restriction endonuclease translates to MEEIAVMSFFSKSIRAVSDIIDEAVRNVRGRISSDVSFSEYVNEIEKEAHRLYLLEEKRVVREILLKEINPESRLKDTLQKVADIVVELSTVIANTRRSRGGMSSEYILSYALKEYGIDNEPVGRRRSKKSYYPDVAIPSKEALEKNPNGVIALAVKRTLRERWREDIPIFRHFPNAAFVCLSDSADITEGKLLDMQEEGLRVLFLPDNLYFSLKGFIEEDIKRIEVYELSYLPRWIRAKLSLLR, encoded by the coding sequence TTGGAGGAGATAGCAGTTATGTCTTTTTTTTCTAAAAGTATAAGGGCCGTTTCGGATATTATAGACGAGGCAGTCAGAAACGTGAGAGGAAGAATTTCAAGTGATGTTTCTTTTTCTGAGTATGTGAACGAAATAGAAAAGGAAGCCCATAGGCTGTATCTTTTAGAAGAAAAAAGAGTGGTAAGAGAGATTCTCTTAAAGGAAATAAATCCTGAAAGTAGATTGAAGGATACTTTACAAAAAGTTGCAGATATCGTTGTTGAACTTTCCACGGTAATAGCCAATACACGGAGGTCAAGAGGGGGAATGAGTAGCGAATACATATTAAGTTATGCTCTAAAGGAATACGGTATAGACAATGAACCTGTTGGTAGAAGGAGATCAAAGAAAAGTTATTATCCAGATGTAGCGATTCCTTCTAAGGAAGCTCTTGAAAAAAATCCTAATGGGGTTATCGCTTTGGCTGTTAAAAGAACATTAAGGGAGAGGTGGAGAGAGGATATTCCTATTTTTCGTCATTTTCCTAATGCGGCTTTTGTTTGTTTAAGTGATTCTGCTGACATAACGGAAGGAAAACTTTTGGATATGCAGGAAGAGGGGTTACGAGTTCTATTTTTGCCTGACAATTTGTATTTTTCCTTAAAAGGTTTTATTGAAGAGGATATTAAGCGTATAGAAGTTTATGAACTTTCCTATTTACCTCGGTGGATAAGAGCTAAACTTTCATTATTACGATGA
- the dnaE gene encoding DNA polymerase III subunit alpha, translating to MAKAGDFVHLHLHSQYSILDGAIKIKDLVKKAKEYGMPAVAVTDHGNMYASYELYKTCKEEGIKPIVGQEFYIAKGSRFDKQKGEEGEKGSYHLILLAKNETGLKNLMKLSTIGFLEGFYYKPRIDKEVLEKYSEGLIALSACIQGEIPLLYLTGKEEEAVKAAKWYKELFGDDFYLEIQYHGIKEQERANRFLIELSKKLDIELVATNDAHYLNSEDWEAHDVLLCLQTGKKLSDEKRMRFPTKEFYFKNALEMLEVFKEVPHAVFNTLKVAEKIDDTLAPFESSGYLLPKYEVPEGYTYESFLRELALKGLEKRFKEQGITDGETKKKYYERLEHELKIISDMGFPGYFLIVWDFINWAKKNGIPVGPGRGSAAGSLVAYAIGITDIDPLRFNLLFERFLNPERVTMPDIDVDICQEGRDRVIQYVREKYGEDKVCQIITFGTLKTKMVIRDVARVLGMPPKEVDKFAKLIPGDAGSVEEVLEKAPEIRELAEKDETIGKLIDIAKKLQGLTRQTGVHAAGVVIAPETLTNFIPLARSKDGDVTTQYDMGQIEALGLLKMDFLGLKTLTIIDRTIKLIEERHGVKIEPTKIPLDDEKTFKLLQEGNTIGVFQLESRGMRNLMRRLKPSVFEDIIALVALYRPGPLNSGMAESYIRRKHGQEEVDYIFPELEPVLKETYGLFIYQEQIMQIANILAGYTLGEADLLRRAMGKKKKEIMEEQRSIFISRAVERGYPREKIEKLFDDIAKFAEYGFNKSHSAAYGFLAYVTAYLKAHYPKELMATMMSLDFDKTDEIVKFMKDCRENGIPVFPPDINKSDAFFSIEGEGIRFGLAGIKGVGEKAARHIVEVRKEGGEFKDIYDFCERVDLKVVNRKVIESLIKAGAFDSTGVSRAANMAVLDKAMSVAQSLQKSKSKGLLSLFGDESKGIDREIPDVPEWNERIKLEYERQSVGFYLSGHPLLEYKDLIQFSFNSTSEKEEWKDGQEVKLVGAITEVNVKRTQRGELWANVELSDLDGTVNLLVFPNLYREKMELLTEGNVVVVEGEVREEEEASSIIAKEISTLNEKVFNDVNEIAIRLYDEEITDELLKKLKSFVEEHGSPRGKPVIIEAKLKDCFVKLQLHPDYSLPVSAEVLKELKKILPAERISIN from the coding sequence ATGGCAAAAGCTGGTGATTTCGTTCACCTCCACCTCCACTCCCAGTACTCAATCCTTGACGGGGCAATAAAAATAAAGGACCTCGTAAAGAAGGCCAAAGAGTACGGAATGCCGGCCGTTGCCGTTACAGACCACGGAAATATGTACGCCTCCTATGAGCTCTACAAAACCTGTAAGGAAGAGGGAATAAAACCAATAGTTGGACAGGAGTTCTACATAGCTAAGGGCTCTCGCTTTGACAAACAGAAAGGAGAAGAGGGAGAAAAGGGTAGCTACCACCTAATACTCCTTGCCAAGAACGAAACAGGCCTCAAGAACCTCATGAAGCTAAGCACAATAGGGTTCTTAGAGGGCTTTTACTATAAACCGAGAATAGACAAAGAGGTCTTAGAAAAGTACAGCGAAGGGCTAATTGCCCTTTCTGCCTGCATTCAGGGTGAAATCCCCCTCCTCTACCTTACGGGAAAAGAGGAAGAGGCCGTAAAAGCAGCAAAGTGGTACAAGGAGCTCTTTGGCGACGACTTCTACCTTGAAATCCAGTACCACGGAATAAAGGAACAGGAAAGGGCAAACAGGTTTTTAATAGAGCTCTCCAAAAAACTTGACATAGAGCTCGTTGCAACAAACGACGCTCACTACTTAAACAGCGAGGACTGGGAAGCCCACGACGTTTTACTCTGCCTCCAGACTGGTAAAAAGCTCTCCGACGAAAAACGGATGCGCTTTCCAACAAAGGAGTTCTACTTTAAAAACGCCCTTGAAATGCTTGAAGTCTTCAAAGAGGTTCCCCACGCAGTATTCAACACCCTAAAAGTTGCAGAGAAAATAGACGACACCTTAGCCCCCTTTGAGTCCTCAGGATACCTCCTTCCAAAGTACGAAGTTCCTGAAGGCTACACCTACGAGTCCTTCCTTAGAGAGCTTGCCCTTAAAGGGCTTGAAAAAAGGTTTAAGGAGCAGGGGATAACCGACGGGGAAACAAAGAAAAAATACTATGAGCGCCTTGAGCACGAGCTAAAAATCATCTCAGACATGGGATTTCCCGGTTACTTCCTGATAGTCTGGGACTTTATCAACTGGGCAAAGAAAAACGGCATTCCCGTTGGTCCCGGTAGGGGTTCGGCTGCAGGTTCACTGGTTGCTTACGCAATCGGCATAACCGACATAGACCCATTAAGGTTCAACCTCCTCTTTGAGCGTTTCCTAAACCCAGAAAGGGTAACGATGCCAGACATTGACGTTGACATCTGTCAGGAAGGAAGGGACAGGGTTATCCAGTACGTCCGCGAAAAGTACGGAGAGGACAAGGTCTGCCAGATTATCACCTTTGGAACTCTAAAGACAAAGATGGTCATCCGTGACGTAGCAAGAGTCCTTGGAATGCCACCAAAGGAGGTGGACAAGTTTGCAAAACTCATTCCCGGGGATGCCGGCTCTGTAGAGGAAGTCCTTGAGAAAGCTCCAGAGATAAGGGAGCTGGCAGAAAAGGACGAAACCATAGGAAAGCTCATAGACATCGCAAAGAAGCTTCAGGGGCTTACAAGGCAGACTGGAGTCCACGCTGCAGGCGTCGTTATTGCCCCCGAAACGCTCACAAACTTCATCCCCTTAGCCCGCAGTAAGGACGGGGACGTAACGACCCAGTACGACATGGGACAGATTGAGGCCTTAGGGCTTTTAAAGATGGACTTCTTAGGCCTCAAGACCTTAACGATTATTGACAGAACGATAAAGCTGATAGAGGAACGCCACGGGGTAAAGATTGAACCAACGAAGATTCCCCTTGACGATGAGAAGACCTTTAAACTCCTACAGGAGGGCAACACCATAGGCGTCTTCCAGCTTGAATCAAGGGGAATGAGAAACCTCATGAGGAGATTAAAGCCCTCCGTCTTTGAGGACATCATAGCCTTAGTTGCCCTCTACCGTCCGGGACCTCTAAACTCCGGAATGGCAGAAAGCTACATAAGGCGTAAGCACGGTCAGGAAGAGGTTGACTACATCTTCCCAGAGCTTGAGCCTGTTCTTAAAGAGACCTACGGCCTCTTCATCTATCAGGAACAGATAATGCAGATAGCCAACATCTTGGCAGGCTACACCCTCGGAGAGGCAGACCTCCTCCGTCGTGCAATGGGTAAAAAGAAAAAGGAAATAATGGAGGAGCAGAGGAGCATCTTCATCAGCCGTGCCGTTGAGAGGGGTTACCCGAGGGAGAAGATTGAAAAGCTCTTTGACGACATAGCAAAGTTTGCTGAGTACGGATTCAACAAGTCTCACTCGGCAGCTTACGGATTCTTGGCCTACGTAACGGCTTACCTTAAGGCCCACTACCCGAAAGAGCTAATGGCAACAATGATGTCCCTTGATTTTGATAAGACCGATGAAATCGTTAAGTTCATGAAGGATTGCCGTGAAAACGGCATTCCCGTATTCCCACCGGACATAAACAAGAGTGACGCCTTCTTCTCAATAGAAGGGGAAGGAATAAGGTTCGGCCTTGCCGGTATTAAGGGCGTTGGAGAGAAGGCAGCCCGCCACATCGTAGAGGTCAGAAAGGAAGGAGGGGAGTTTAAGGATATCTACGACTTCTGCGAAAGGGTTGACCTTAAAGTTGTAAACAGAAAGGTAATTGAGTCCCTCATAAAGGCCGGAGCTTTTGACTCCACCGGCGTCTCAAGGGCAGCAAACATGGCTGTTCTTGATAAGGCAATGTCCGTTGCCCAGAGCCTACAGAAGTCTAAGAGCAAAGGACTCCTGAGCCTCTTTGGAGATGAAAGTAAGGGAATTGACAGGGAAATCCCCGACGTTCCGGAGTGGAATGAGAGGATTAAGCTGGAGTATGAGAGGCAGTCCGTAGGCTTTTATCTTTCAGGCCATCCCCTCCTTGAGTACAAGGACCTCATACAGTTTAGCTTTAACTCAACCTCTGAGAAGGAAGAGTGGAAGGACGGCCAAGAGGTGAAGCTCGTTGGAGCGATAACTGAGGTAAACGTAAAGAGGACACAGAGAGGGGAGCTCTGGGCAAACGTGGAACTTTCAGACCTTGACGGAACTGTTAACCTCCTTGTCTTTCCGAACCTCTACAGGGAAAAGATGGAGCTCCTCACAGAAGGTAACGTCGTAGTTGTAGAGGGAGAGGTCAGGGAAGAGGAGGAGGCAAGCTCAATAATAGCTAAGGAGATATCCACCCTCAACGAGAAAGTCTTTAACGACGTCAACGAGATAGCCATTAGGCTCTACGACGAGGAGATAACCGATGAGCTCTTAAAAAAGCTAAAGAGCTTTGTAGAGGAGCACGGCTCTCCAAGGGGTAAACCTGTTATCATAGAGGCAAAGCTGAAGGATTGTTTTGTAAAATTGCAACTCCACCCAGACTACTCGTTACCCGTTAGCGCAGAAGTGCTTAAAGAGCTTAAGAAGATACTACCGGCAGAAAGAATAAGTATTAACTGA
- a CDS encoding acetyl-CoA carboxylase carboxyltransferase subunit alpha: protein MAGLFEFERQVDRLRKKIEELKSMGKFEPAVIEEIERKFQKKIREFYENLSAWDRVQIARHPDRPHAIDYIRNVFTDFIELHGDRHCGDGKAIIAGFGKFEGQPVCIIAQEKGRDTKEKIERNFGMPVPEDYRKALRVMKLADKLGKPIITLVDTPGAFPGIEAEEHGQSEAIARNLLEMAKLKVPVVTVVIGEGGSGGALAISVANRLLMFENAIYSVISPEGCAAILWQSQEKVKEAAEALKLTAKDLLKLGIIDDIIPEPLEGAHRDWRTTFENFRVYVKKHLEELLPLKPEELVEQRYRKFREIGSLR from the coding sequence ATGGCTGGACTTTTTGAATTTGAAAGACAGGTTGATAGACTAAGAAAAAAGATTGAGGAACTCAAATCAATGGGAAAGTTTGAGCCAGCAGTAATTGAGGAGATAGAGAGAAAGTTCCAGAAGAAGATAAGAGAGTTCTACGAAAACCTTTCCGCTTGGGATAGAGTTCAGATAGCCCGCCACCCCGACCGTCCCCACGCCATTGACTACATAAGAAACGTCTTTACGGACTTTATAGAGCTCCACGGCGATAGGCACTGTGGCGATGGTAAAGCAATTATCGCCGGCTTTGGGAAGTTTGAAGGTCAACCGGTCTGTATCATAGCTCAAGAAAAAGGAAGGGACACGAAGGAGAAGATAGAAAGAAACTTTGGAATGCCCGTTCCGGAGGACTACAGGAAGGCCCTAAGGGTAATGAAGCTGGCAGATAAACTTGGAAAACCCATAATCACCTTAGTAGACACGCCGGGCGCTTTTCCCGGGATAGAGGCAGAAGAACACGGGCAGTCTGAAGCGATAGCGAGAAACCTCCTTGAGATGGCAAAGTTAAAAGTTCCCGTAGTTACAGTCGTGATAGGTGAAGGAGGTTCTGGAGGAGCTTTAGCAATAAGTGTAGCGAATAGGCTGTTAATGTTTGAAAACGCCATCTACTCCGTGATTTCCCCTGAAGGTTGTGCAGCGATTCTCTGGCAGTCTCAGGAAAAAGTTAAGGAGGCAGCAGAAGCCCTCAAACTTACGGCTAAGGACCTACTAAAACTTGGAATAATAGACGACATAATTCCTGAGCCTTTAGAGGGTGCTCACAGGGACTGGAGAACGACATTTGAAAACTTTAGGGTTTACGTTAAGAAACACCTTGAAGAACTCCTCCCTCTAAAGCCCGAAGAGCTCGTAGAACAGAGGTACAGGAAGTTTAGAGAAATAGGAAGCCTGAGGTAG